The DNA segment CGCCCTGGCAGCGGTGATTGCAGCCGCCTTCATCGGCCTGAGTGGCTGTGAGGCCACCATGCCAAAGATGGGGGGGTCATCCGGGAACACGGTCACTGGCGCTGCCAGCGGTGAAACTTCGGAAGGCGCCAACAGCGCCCTGGAGAGCTGCGATGAGACACTCGGCACACTGGCCGTGGTTGAAGACCAATCCGCGCCTTGGTGGGCCACCTACAGGCACCGCTACCCTTCACTGGGCACCACTGTCCCGGTGCTGCGCACCATGATCCAGCAGTCCAACTGCTTCGTCGTCGTTGAACGCGGCAGGGCGATGAATAATATGATGCAGGAGCGGGCCCTGATGCAGTCTGGCGAGATGCGTCAAGGCAGCAATTTCGGCAAGGGCCAGATGGTTGCTGCCGACTACACCATGAATCCAAGCATTCAGTTCTCTGAAAAGGGTACCGGCGGAGTGAAGGGCATTGTCGGCGGTCTATTCGGATCTGTTGCCGGTGCGCTGGCAGGTGGAATGAAGTCCAACGAGGCCGCTACCACCCTGTTGCTGATAGACAACCGCTCTGGCGTCCAGATCTCTTCCTCGGTGGGTAACGCGAAGAATTTTGACTACAACCTGTTTGGCGGCCTCTTCGGCGGCGGCGCCTTTGGCGGTGCTGGTGGTTTCACCAAAACACCGGAAGGCAAGGTGATCACTGCTGCCTTCGCCGATTCATTCAATCACATGGTAAAGGCCCTGAGAAACTACAAGGCACAGACGGTCAAGGGCGGTCTGGGCAAGGGCGGACGCCTGAAAGTCGGCGAATAAGCCAGGCCTGCCTCTGACTGACACAGAGGCTTGATCCTAAAAGGCGGCCCCAGGCCGCCTTTTTCATTGCCGAGTCAGAACCACACCAGGCCATTCCCATTTTGCCAGTTGCATGTGGATAGTGTATTTTCCGCCAATGCCAACACCACTCCTCTTGATTCTCTGTACCGTACCCGATAGGGAGACAGGGCTTAAGCTCGCCAAAGCTTTGCTGGATCAGGGACTGGCCGCATGCGTCAATCTCACTTCGCCGGTCACATCTGTCTACCGCTGGCAAGGACAGTTGGAACAGTCCGATGAGATTCTGCTGCTGATCAAGAGTGTAGAAAAACAATATCAACGTGTGGAAGCCTTGCTCCGGGCACAACATCCCTATGAACTTCCGGAAATCATCGCAGTCCCTGTAGAACAGGGGCTGGATGATTACCTCGACTGGGTGGAGAGATGCACAAAAGAATAGATTTGATGATGATGTTCCTGGCACTGCTGGCTGTCTCCAGCCTGAGCCCAGCGGTCTGGGACGAAGAAGAGCTGTTGATGCCCGACCAGGCCTTCCAGATCTCCGGCCGCACGGACGGTACGGAAAAACTGGTCGTTGAATGGCGCATCGCGGATGGCTACTACATGTATCGCGATAAGATCCATTTCGACAGCGACACCATCGGTATCGAAATCGGCGAACCGAAACTATCGAAAGCCAAGATAAAAAACGACGAATTCTTCGGCGAGGTAGCCGTCTACCGGAATAAAGCCATTGCGGAGATCCCAATACGACGCATGCAGGGGTCCCAGGAGACCCTGCTGGTAAAGGCGCGCTCACAGGGCTGTGCCGATCAGGGCATCTGCTTTCCACCCCACCTACAGGAGATACGCCTGGCACTGGAACCGATGGTCGCTGCCAATGGCATCGAGGCGGTTGGAGAACCTCTGCTCAATATCGCGGATTCAACCCCACCACCCCTGTTTGACAACAGTGTTGAAGATGAGCTGCTGGATCCCGAGGAAGCCTACAAACTCTCGGTCACAGTGGAGGACGGGACCCACCTCCGTCTCTACTGGAGTATCGCCGATGGGACCTATCTCTATCACGACAAGATTGTTCTTTCCGCAGCTGAGGATCAGGCCATCGCTCTGGGCCAGATCACCCTGCCTGAACCGGAAATCAAGCAGGACACGGTAAGACCCGATGGAAGCATCGGCGATGTTGCCGTATACCACAATGAGATCGACCTTCTGGTCCCCCTGCTCAGAAGCACTACCGATGCGCAAGATTTCACGCTGAAAGCCGGCTATCAAGGGTGTGCTGAGATTAGCGTATGCTATCCGCCGATAAACAAGCAGTTCACCCTGGCACTGCCAGCCATCTCAGCGGCCCAGGCAAGCGATACCACGCAAGCCGCGGTTACTGTGCTACCGGCCGAATCTTCCGATGAGCCGATATCCGAACTGGACGAGATTACAGAAACCCTAAAAGGCGGTTCAACCCTACTCATCATCAGTCTCTTTTTTCTCCTCGGTCTGGGCCTGGCATTCACCCCCTGTATCTTTCCGATGATCCCCATCCTCTCCGGCATCATCGCCGGCCATGGGGATAAGATCACCACCCGAAAGGCCTTCACGCTATCCTTGGTCTATGTGTTGGCGATGGCGGTCACCTACACCGTCGCCGGGGTCCTGGCCGGACTGTTCGGCGAAAATCTGCAAGCCTATTTTCAGAACCCATGGATCCTCAGCAGCTTTGCCCTGGTTTTCGTCTTACTGGCCCTGTCGATGTTTGGCTTCTACGATCTGCAGCTTCCCAGCAGCCTGCAGAGTCGTCTGTCTGATATCAGTAACAAACAACAGGGCGGCTCCCTCACCGGCGTCGCCATCATGGGCTTTCTCTCCGCCCTGATAGTCGGCCCCTGTGTCGCACCGCCGTTGGCAGGGGCACTCATCTATATCGGCCAGACCGGCGACGCCATGCTGGGAGGCCTGGCCCTGTTTGCCCTCAGCATGGGTATGGGGGCACCGTTGATCGCAATCGGCACATCCGCCGGTAAGCTGCTGCCACGGGCTGGCAGTTGGATGGATGCGGTCAAGGCCGTGTTCGGTGTCGCCCTGCTGGCTGTCGCCATCGTCATGCTTGAACGCATCATCCCCGCCGAGGTCGCAATGTTGCTGTGGGGCATACTGTTCATTGTCTCGGCAATCTATATGGGGGCCCTGCGTCACTTGGAGATCGAGGCCAGCGGTTGGCAGAAGCTCTGGAAAGGACTCGGTTTCGTATTTCTGGTCTACGGCACACTGATGCTGGTCGGTGCCGCATCTGGCGGCAAGGATACCCTTCAGCCACTGCGCGGGATTGCCATTGCCGGCGGTGCTGGTGGCGCTCAGGGGCATCAGGAACTGCAATTCAAGCGGATCAAAAGCATCGATGATCTGCAGCGTGAGGTCGCTTTTGCCAGCAGTCAGGGAAGGCCCGTGATGCTCGACTTCTACGCCGACTGGTGCGTCTCCTGCAAAGAGATGGAGAAATATACCTTTTCCGATCCCCAGGTGATCAAGACACTCGCCAATACGCATCTGTTACAGGCCGATGTCACCGCCAATGACGACATCGACCAGGCCTTGCTGCAAGGGCATTTCGGACTACCCGGCCCACCAGCCATCATTTTTTACGGCAGTGACGGGCAGGAACGCAGGAACTATCGCCTTGTAGGTTTCAAACCCGCCCAGGAATTCACTCAGCACGCGTCCAGGGCCATACAGTAATATGCGACGATCATGGCATGTACTGCATTGAAACTGGACAAAATCGCGCTGATCTTGCAGAATCTAACGATTCATCAACACCCCCCTGGATCCCTGTTGTAGGGATCAGCATCAGAAATATAAGCAGCGGGGATATACGCGGATTTCTCTGCTCTGGAATATTGGAAAATGGCAACCATCCTGGTACTCAACGGCCCAAATCTGAATCTGCTTGGCACCCGGGAACCCGACCACTATGGTCATGAGACGCTTGACGCCATTCGCCAACGCCTGCAAAACAGCGGCAGAGAGTCGGGGTTCGATATCGACTTCCGTCAAAGCAATGCGGAACACGAACTCCTGACATGGATACATCAGGCAAACCAATCGGATGTCTGTTTCATCATCATCAATCCGGCAGCATTCACTCACACCAGCCTAGCGCTGAGGGATGCGTTACTGGGAACAGACATACCCTACATAGAGGTTCATCTCTCCAATGTGCACGCCAGGGAGGAATTTCGTAAACACTCCTATTTCTCTGACAAGGCCGAAGGTGTCATCACCGGCCTGGGTGCACAGGGTTATGAGCTTGCCTTGCAAGCCGCCATCACGCGGCTCAACAAATAATTCTAAGAGACAGGTCAACATGGATATTCGCAAAGTAAAAAAACTGATTGAACTACTTGAGGAGTCGGACGTCGCGGAGATCGAAATTCATGAAGGAGAGGAGTCGGTCAGAATAAGCCGTCAAAGCTCCATACCCACAAGCATAGCCATCCCAAACATGCAGCCTCAGGCAGCTGCGGTCCCGACGCCTGTAGCACCTGCAGCCACCGCCGCAGGAGCTGTATCACCTGAACCACAGGCAGCCGCTGAGGAGATGCAGGGGCACAGCGTAAACTCACCCATGGTGGGCACCTTCTACCGATCCCCCTCTCCCGGCAGCAAACCCTTTGTTGAGGAGGGCCAGGCAGTCGCGGTCGGTGACACCCTGTGTATCATCGAAGCGATGAAGATTCTCAACCAGATAGAGTCCGACAAGGCAGGTACCGTGAAAAAAATACTGGTTGAAAACGGTCAGCCCGTCGAATACAACGAACCGCTATTCATCATTGATTGAGTGAAACCATGATAGACAAGATCGTAATCGCCAATCGTGGTGAGATAGCCTTGCGCATCCTGCGCGCCTGTAAAGAACTCGGTATCAAGACAGTCGCTGTACACTCAGAGGCTGATCGTGACCTGAAGCATGTATTGCTCGCCGACGAATCGGTATGTATTGGCCCTGCCCCCTCGAGTGAAAGCTATCTGAACGTACCGGCTATCATCAGCGCCGCCGAGGTGACCGACTCAGTTGCCATACACCCCGGATATGGTTTTCTTTCGGAGAATGCCGACTTCGCAGAGCGGGTGGAAAACAGTGGATTCATCTTTATCGGACCCAAGGCGGACACAATCCGCACCATGGGCGATAAAGTGGCGGCCATCGACGCCATGCGCAAGGCAAAGGTACCAACGGTGCCTGGCTCAAACGGCCCCTTGGACAACAATGCCAAACGCACCAGAGAGGTGGCGAACGAAATCGGTTACCCGGTCATCATCAAGGCCGCCGGCGGTGGTGGTGGCAGAGGCATGCGGGTGGTGCATTCGGAAGCAACCTTGCTGAACGCAGTGGCCATGACCAAGGCCGAAGCCGAAGCCGCGTTCGGCAACGGCACAGTGTATATGGAAAAGTTCCTCGGTAATCCACGCCACGTCGAGTTTCAGGTCCTGTCCGACACCCATGGCAATGCGATTCACCTGGGGGAGCGTGACTGTTCCATGCAACGCCGCCATCAAAAGGTGGTGGAAGAGGCGCCGGCACCAGGCATCACGGAACAGCAACGCGAAGAGGTCGGTGAAAGATGCGCCGAAGCCTGCCGCCAGATCGGCTATCGGGGCGCCGGCACTTTCGAATTTCTCTACGAGGACGGCGAATTCTACTTCATTGAGATGAACACCCGGGTACAGGTGGAACATCCGGTCACCGAACTGATCACCGGCGTCGACATCGTTAAACAGCAGATTTTCATCGCTGCCGGGGAGCCCCTCAGCTACAAACAGGACGAGATCAAACTGCAAGGCCATGCCGTGGAGTGCAGAATCAATGCGGAGGATCCAGAAAATTTTCTCCCCAGTCCAGGTACCATCAGCCAACTCCACACCCCGGGTGGCCCAGGGGTGCGGGTCGATACCCATATCTATAACGGCTACAAAGTACCACCCTATTACGACTCCATGATCGGTAAGCTGGTCACCCATGGAGAGAGCCGTGAATCTGCCATTGCCAGGATGCGAATCGCTCTGCAGGAGATGGTTATCACCGGTATCAAGACAAATATACCACTGCATCTGGACATCATGCGTGACGCTGCCTTCAAGGAAGGCGGCGCCAACATCCACTACCTGGAAAAGAAACTAGGACTATAGCTGAAGAGTTTTGAGTTATGAGTTTTGAGTTGAGAAGGCATCTCTCACCAAACTTATAACTAAAAACTCAAAACTCGAAGCAATGTGGTTGCATCTTTCTATCGACTGTAGCGAAACCGAGGCCCCTTTATTGGAGCTGGTATTTGAAAACCTCGGCGCCCTCTCCGTTACCCTGGGTGATGCAGGTGATCAACCCCTGTTGGAAACGCCACCGGATTCGACCCAGTTATGGCTGCATACCCAGGTCACCGCGCTGTTCCAGGGAGATCAGGACCCGGTAGACCTACGCAATGCCCTTGTCTCCTTCCTCGATCCCGAACTGGTAGCAAGATTACGCTGGGAACGCATCGAAGACAGGATCTGGGAACGGGTCTGGCTGGATCACTTCAAGCCCATGCCGTTCGGGCAGCGATTGTGGGTCTGTCCGGCAGGTGAATCGATCCAACAGCAGGATGCTATCGTCATTCAGCTCGATCCCGGACTGGCCTTCGGTACGGGCACCCATCCCACCACCGCACTCTGCCTGGAATGGTTGGATGCTCAAGCGTTGCAGGGAAAGTCCATCATCGACTACGGCTGTGGCTCCGGTATCCTCGCCATCGCCGCCTTGAAACTCGGGGCAGCCTCAGCCGTGGCTCTCGACCATGATCCACAGGCCTTGATTGCGAGTAGAGACAATGCGGAGAAGAACGGGGTTTCCAGCAACCTCACCACCTGCCTGCCTGATGAGCTGCCCCAAAGGCAGTATGACCTGTTGGTTGCAAACATTCTCGCTGCTCCACTGATCCAGCTGGCCCCAGAGTTCGCGCGCCTAATCCGACCCGGCGGATGTTTCGCCCTCTCGGGCATTCTCGCCGAACAGCAACCGGCGGTTCTGCCAGTCTACCAATCATTCGCAGCCATGGAGAGGCCTAAACAGCAGCAGGATTGGCTACTGCTGAGTGGCGCTGTCATCTAAAACATTTACAGCCAGCCCCAATTTTCCATAAAGGGCTTGCCTGCGGTTTGGCTTCGGTCTAACGTAGAGGTGTCGAAAACTACGCTCACTTGAAGTATAGATAGAAAGAAATCTGCCAGATGTTTACCCAGTGCCAACACTGTCTGACCATGTTCCGCATCACACCGGAGCAGCTCAAGGTTGCTGACGGAAAAGTACGCTGCTGCCAATGCAACAACGTATTCAATGCGCTGCATAAGCTTATGGAATCCCCCACCCCCTTTACCAACGACGACCAGATCCAGGAAGGATCATCAACAACCGAACAGAATGGGATCTCTTCCGCCACTACGGCACAAACAAGGGAAGGCGGGGCAGACGCTGATGGACTCGCAATTGAATCCAGCTTGGTTAGTGACAGTGAAGTGGTGAAATCCCTCGATGCCTTGGCTGACGAAGAGCCCCGTATCCAACAATTGAGTGAAGAATCGATCCTGGAAGTGGATGAGAATAGCTCAGATTTCGATAGCCAAAACCAGTTTATTCTTGAACAGGACGACGGGCTCGAGACGGAACCTGAGTATTTTGCTGCCGGTACTGAGTCGCAGATGTCCGAACTCCTCGATAAAGACTCTACCTCTCTGCTACTCGAAGAGAAGGGTGCAGACGAACAGTTAGCAGATGTCATAGCCCTCGAAAACCATGACCAGAAGACTGATGCTGAATATAGACCGATCCGATTAGACGAGGAGTCTCAGACTACAGATGCATCGATACCCTCAGATGAAGAGCTACTTGCTACAGATGAATCTATACCAACAGACCAAGAGCCACTAACCACAGATGGATCCATATCAACAGACGAAGAGCCGCTAGTCACAGACGGATCTATACCAATAGACAATGATCCACTTGCTGCAGATGTAACCACAGACACAGAGGGTGAGTCAGATCACGAGTCATCATCGGAGTTCACCCCACTGGAGGAGGACTCTATCCCGACCGTTGAAGAGCCTTTCCAATCCCAGGATCCGCTGGATGAGGAGAGTCGTTTCACCTTTGAGGAGGAGTATGAGCGACCCCAACCCAGTCGATCCCGGCGTTACTGGATTGTCGGCTCATTACTCCTGCTGTTGCCCCTAAGTGGGCAGATTACCTGGTATTTACGGGACAATCTCATCACCCACGATGCCGGAAGGCAGCTGCTTCAGGGTGTCTGCAGCCTCACCGGTTGTGAGGTCCCCCTGCGCCGGGATACCGAACAGATAATCATCAGTGAAAGGGCCCTGACCGCTCACCCTGAAAAGGAAGAGATCCTCTCTCTCAAACTTGAGATGGTGAATGCCGCAGCCTTCCAACAACCTTTCCCAAAATTGCAGTTAAGCCTCTACAATGATATGGGAAAAATATTAGCAAGACGTACCTTCCATCCCGATCAGTACAAGGGCGAGCAATACCAATCACAACAGATGATGCCGAAATTAAAGGCCGTGCAGATAGAACTCGAACTACTGGACCCGGGCAATGATGTCACAGGCTTCAAGTTCGATTTTCTATAATTGAAGCAACCTGCAAGCAGAACAGATCAACACGACATTGCATGCTACTGTTGCTAGTAAATACGTATATCCATGTACACCTTTATTATTATCTGCGGTTAAGCTCCTACTGATACTAAAACACCCTACCAGGCAGCAAACGATCCGACTCATTACAACAGATTGTTCTGCATCCCAAACAACACTATCTGTTCAGCCAACGAAGGGTAATAACAGAGTGAATAATGTCGGTAATAAAAATGGCAAGTGTAAAAAAGTTCGACACTTAATAATTGGTTAGTATCAGTAAGGAATTAAATTCTACAAAAAGAATTTACATTCCCCATATAATCATCTGCCACTTATCCCTTGTCACATATCTGCCTAAGATTTAAGAGCTTACTTAGCACCCTTCCAGCCGATTCGCAGGTCGACTCCCAAACGCCACTTGTACCAGATCAATTCAGACTCAATTTGCCTTTGATTCCGCCAACATTTAGCGGTAGTATCCCATCCCCTCCTTCACCCATGATGGACCTCCTGAAGAGTGGCATTCTGGATGCAAATTGGACCCTATAAATTAGAGAACAATCTGCTATTGGCGCCAATGGCCGGCGTCACGGACAGACCGTTTCGGCAATTATGCAGAGAGATGGGGGCTGGGCTTGCCGTGTCGGAAATGGTCTCTTCAGATGCCTCCCTAAGAGGCACGAAAAAAACCGTGAGACGACTCGACCATGAAGGGGAAGCGCGACCCGTCAGCGTACAGATAGTCGGCTCCGAGCCGGACCAGATGGCGGAAGCGGCGCGGGCCAATGTGGCCAATGGCGCACAGATCATAGATATCAACATGGGATGCCCGGCGAAAAAGGTGTGTAAACGTGCTGCCGGCTCCGCCCTGTTGAAGGATGAGCATCTCGTAGCCAGGTTGCTGGAAGCGGTGGTCAGTGCCGTCGAGGTGCCTGTAACATTGAAAATCCGCACCGGCACTGATCCCGAAAACCGCAACGGCATACGTATCGCGAACATAGCTGAGGCGGCAGGTATCCGCGCCATTGCTGTACATGGACGCACCCGAGCATGCAAGTTTATGGGTCAAGCGGAGTATGAAACCATTCGCGACATCAAACAATCAGTCGAGATACCGGTTATCGCAAACGGAGATATCGATACACCACAAAAAGCCGCTTTCGTCTTGAACCGCACTGGGGCCGACGCCCTGATGATCGGTCGAGCTGCGCAAGGACGCCCTTGGATTTTTAAAGAGATCAACCACTATCTGCTGACCGGTAAAGAATTACCGCAACCTGATCTCGAATGGATTACTGACGTTGTAACCAAGCATGTCAGACAACTGTATGATTTTTATGGGGAGTACCTTGGCATACGCATTGCACGAAAACATATTGCCTGGTACAGCAAGGGGCGCCCTGGTGGCGCAGTTTTTAGGAACAAAATAAACTACTCGGATTCTGTAGAACAACAGACGAAGGCTATCCGTAACTATTTTGAATGCCTACAAAACAACGGGGATTTGGCGGCATGATGATTGAAGCTGTTCTAACGAGCAAAGAAAACCAAGATTACCTGACAGTTACACACAGTAAGAAATCAGAACCCTTACGCCAGTGTGTCAGCGACGCAATGCAACGCTATTTCAATAATCTTGACGGGCATGGTGCCAACAATCTCTACCGCTTGGTGATGAACGAGGTGGAAGCACCGTTACTCGAGAGCGTCATGAAGCATACCGGCGGCAACCAATCCCAAGCCGCATCTATTCTGGGTATCAGTCGAAGCACCCTGCGCAAAAAACTTTCCCAATACGATCTCGACTGAACCCCGCTTACACTTACTTGGAATCTACAACATGGCATCGATAAAACGCGCCCTGATAAGCGTTTCTGACAAAACAGGGATTGTGGAATTCGCCCGCAGTCTCGCTGAGAAAAAAATTGAGATCCTAT comes from the Candidatus Thiodiazotropha sp. CDECU1 genome and includes:
- a CDS encoding DUF3426 domain-containing protein, which gives rise to MFTQCQHCLTMFRITPEQLKVADGKVRCCQCNNVFNALHKLMESPTPFTNDDQIQEGSSTTEQNGISSATTAQTREGGADADGLAIESSLVSDSEVVKSLDALADEEPRIQQLSEESILEVDENSSDFDSQNQFILEQDDGLETEPEYFAAGTESQMSELLDKDSTSLLLEEKGADEQLADVIALENHDQKTDAEYRPIRLDEESQTTDASIPSDEELLATDESIPTDQEPLTTDGSISTDEEPLVTDGSIPIDNDPLAADVTTDTEGESDHESSSEFTPLEEDSIPTVEEPFQSQDPLDEESRFTFEEEYERPQPSRSRRYWIVGSLLLLLPLSGQITWYLRDNLITHDAGRQLLQGVCSLTGCEVPLRRDTEQIIISERALTAHPEKEEILSLKLEMVNAAAFQQPFPKLQLSLYNDMGKILARRTFHPDQYKGEQYQSQQMMPKLKAVQIELELLDPGNDVTGFKFDFL
- the prmA gene encoding 50S ribosomal protein L11 methyltransferase; the protein is MWLHLSIDCSETEAPLLELVFENLGALSVTLGDAGDQPLLETPPDSTQLWLHTQVTALFQGDQDPVDLRNALVSFLDPELVARLRWERIEDRIWERVWLDHFKPMPFGQRLWVCPAGESIQQQDAIVIQLDPGLAFGTGTHPTTALCLEWLDAQALQGKSIIDYGCGSGILAIAALKLGAASAVALDHDPQALIASRDNAEKNGVSSNLTTCLPDELPQRQYDLLVANILAAPLIQLAPEFARLIRPGGCFALSGILAEQQPAVLPVYQSFAAMERPKQQQDWLLLSGAVI
- the dusB gene encoding tRNA dihydrouridine synthase DusB, encoding MQIGPYKLENNLLLAPMAGVTDRPFRQLCREMGAGLAVSEMVSSDASLRGTKKTVRRLDHEGEARPVSVQIVGSEPDQMAEAARANVANGAQIIDINMGCPAKKVCKRAAGSALLKDEHLVARLLEAVVSAVEVPVTLKIRTGTDPENRNGIRIANIAEAAGIRAIAVHGRTRACKFMGQAEYETIRDIKQSVEIPVIANGDIDTPQKAAFVLNRTGADALMIGRAAQGRPWIFKEINHYLLTGKELPQPDLEWITDVVTKHVRQLYDFYGEYLGIRIARKHIAWYSKGRPGGAVFRNKINYSDSVEQQTKAIRNYFECLQNNGDLAA
- the fis gene encoding DNA-binding transcriptional regulator Fis, which encodes MMIEAVLTSKENQDYLTVTHSKKSEPLRQCVSDAMQRYFNNLDGHGANNLYRLVMNEVEAPLLESVMKHTGGNQSQAASILGISRSTLRKKLSQYDLD
- the cutA gene encoding divalent-cation tolerance protein CutA, whose amino-acid sequence is MPTPLLLILCTVPDRETGLKLAKALLDQGLAACVNLTSPVTSVYRWQGQLEQSDEILLLIKSVEKQYQRVEALLRAQHPYELPEIIAVPVEQGLDDYLDWVERCTKE
- a CDS encoding protein-disulfide reductase DsbD, which codes for MHKRIDLMMMFLALLAVSSLSPAVWDEEELLMPDQAFQISGRTDGTEKLVVEWRIADGYYMYRDKIHFDSDTIGIEIGEPKLSKAKIKNDEFFGEVAVYRNKAIAEIPIRRMQGSQETLLVKARSQGCADQGICFPPHLQEIRLALEPMVAANGIEAVGEPLLNIADSTPPPLFDNSVEDELLDPEEAYKLSVTVEDGTHLRLYWSIADGTYLYHDKIVLSAAEDQAIALGQITLPEPEIKQDTVRPDGSIGDVAVYHNEIDLLVPLLRSTTDAQDFTLKAGYQGCAEISVCYPPINKQFTLALPAISAAQASDTTQAAVTVLPAESSDEPISELDEITETLKGGSTLLIISLFFLLGLGLAFTPCIFPMIPILSGIIAGHGDKITTRKAFTLSLVYVLAMAVTYTVAGVLAGLFGENLQAYFQNPWILSSFALVFVLLALSMFGFYDLQLPSSLQSRLSDISNKQQGGSLTGVAIMGFLSALIVGPCVAPPLAGALIYIGQTGDAMLGGLALFALSMGMGAPLIAIGTSAGKLLPRAGSWMDAVKAVFGVALLAVAIVMLERIIPAEVAMLLWGILFIVSAIYMGALRHLEIEASGWQKLWKGLGFVFLVYGTLMLVGAASGGKDTLQPLRGIAIAGGAGGAQGHQELQFKRIKSIDDLQREVAFASSQGRPVMLDFYADWCVSCKEMEKYTFSDPQVIKTLANTHLLQADVTANDDIDQALLQGHFGLPGPPAIIFYGSDGQERRNYRLVGFKPAQEFTQHASRAIQ
- the accC gene encoding acetyl-CoA carboxylase biotin carboxylase subunit, producing the protein MIDKIVIANRGEIALRILRACKELGIKTVAVHSEADRDLKHVLLADESVCIGPAPSSESYLNVPAIISAAEVTDSVAIHPGYGFLSENADFAERVENSGFIFIGPKADTIRTMGDKVAAIDAMRKAKVPTVPGSNGPLDNNAKRTREVANEIGYPVIIKAAGGGGGRGMRVVHSEATLLNAVAMTKAEAEAAFGNGTVYMEKFLGNPRHVEFQVLSDTHGNAIHLGERDCSMQRRHQKVVEEAPAPGITEQQREEVGERCAEACRQIGYRGAGTFEFLYEDGEFYFIEMNTRVQVEHPVTELITGVDIVKQQIFIAAGEPLSYKQDEIKLQGHAVECRINAEDPENFLPSPGTISQLHTPGGPGVRVDTHIYNGYKVPPYYDSMIGKLVTHGESRESAIARMRIALQEMVITGIKTNIPLHLDIMRDAAFKEGGANIHYLEKKLGL
- the accB gene encoding acetyl-CoA carboxylase biotin carboxyl carrier protein; the encoded protein is MDIRKVKKLIELLEESDVAEIEIHEGEESVRISRQSSIPTSIAIPNMQPQAAAVPTPVAPAATAAGAVSPEPQAAAEEMQGHSVNSPMVGTFYRSPSPGSKPFVEEGQAVAVGDTLCIIEAMKILNQIESDKAGTVKKILVENGQPVEYNEPLFIID
- the aroQ gene encoding type II 3-dehydroquinate dehydratase; its protein translation is MATILVLNGPNLNLLGTREPDHYGHETLDAIRQRLQNSGRESGFDIDFRQSNAEHELLTWIHQANQSDVCFIIINPAAFTHTSLALRDALLGTDIPYIEVHLSNVHAREEFRKHSYFSDKAEGVITGLGAQGYELALQAAITRLNK
- a CDS encoding CsgG/HfaB family protein, whose translation is MKPSTNLRRTPGFTALAAVIAAAFIGLSGCEATMPKMGGSSGNTVTGAASGETSEGANSALESCDETLGTLAVVEDQSAPWWATYRHRYPSLGTTVPVLRTMIQQSNCFVVVERGRAMNNMMQERALMQSGEMRQGSNFGKGQMVAADYTMNPSIQFSEKGTGGVKGIVGGLFGSVAGALAGGMKSNEAATTLLLIDNRSGVQISSSVGNAKNFDYNLFGGLFGGGAFGGAGGFTKTPEGKVITAAFADSFNHMVKALRNYKAQTVKGGLGKGGRLKVGE